In Pyrus communis chromosome 1, drPyrComm1.1, whole genome shotgun sequence, the following are encoded in one genomic region:
- the LOC137728322 gene encoding large ribosomal subunit protein P2y-like encodes MKVVAAYLLAVLGGKTTPTAEDLKDNLGYVGAEADDDRIQLLPSEVKGKDITELIASGREKLASVPAGGGGAVAVAATGCGCGGGGGAAAAAAEAKKEEKKIMISGEKKRKRKKWVRGS; translated from the coding sequence ATGAAGGTGGTCGCTGCATACTTGTTGGCTGTGTTGGGCGGCAAGACCACCCCTACCGCCGAAGATCTCAAGGACAACCTTGGCTACGTTGGTGCCGAGGCTGATGATGACAGGATTCAACTTCTGCCTTCCGAAGTCAAGGGTAAGGACATCACAGAGCTAATTGCCTCTGGAAGGGAAAAGTTGGCCTCCGTACCAGCTGGTGGAGGTGGTGCTGTTGCAGTTGCTGCAActggttgtggttgtggtggtggtggtggtgctgccGCTGCTGCGGCTGAGGCAAAGAAAGAGGAGAAGAAAATAATGATATCAggggagaaaaaaagaaagagaaagaaatggGTGAGAGGGAGCTGA
- the LOC137737005 gene encoding large ribosomal subunit protein bL21c-like — protein MAASATATISLCSTFATHCKISQNLQTPATHFSFPSLSSSSSHKLSSCSLRRPTFPLLIKSSESDSAVVVEAEFQAPEPEAGPDDSEPAALQVVETPSSEAPKREQLFGVVMIGGRQYIVIPGRFIYTQRLKGANVNDKIVLNKVLLVGTKTSTYIGKPVVTNAAVHAVVEEQGLNDKVVVFKYKKKKNYRRNIGHRQPNTRIRITAITGYQDYPAVTLES, from the exons ATGGCGGCCTCTGCAACTGCAACAATTTCGTTATGCTCTACCTTCGCAACCCATTGCAAAATCTCGCAAAACCTTCAAACTCCGGCAACCCATTTCAGCTTTCcgtctctctcctcttcttcttcccacaAGCTGTCTTCTTGCTCTTTACGGCGACCCACATTCCCGCTTCTGATCAAGTCGTCGGAGTCGGATTCAGCCGTGGTCGTCGAGGCCGAGTTTCAAGCTCCCGAACCAGAGGCCGGGCCCGATGATTCGGAGCCAGCGGCCTTGCAAGTCGTGGAAACCCCTTCGTCGGAGGCCCCAAAACGAGAGCAGCTGTTCGGCGTTGTCATG ATCGGTGGGCGCCAGTACATTGTCATTCCTGGACGATTTATCTATACTCAGCGGCTAAAAGGCGCTAATGTTAACGACAAG ATTGTTCTCAACAAAGTGTTGCTGGTGGGGACTAAAACAAGTACGTACATTGGAAAGCCAGTGGTGACAAATGCCGCTGTACATGCTGTCGTTGAAGAGCAG GGACTTAATGACAAAGTGGTTGTCTTCAagtataaaaagaagaaaaattatagGAGAAACATCGGTCACCGACAG CCGAATACGCGCATAAGGATAACAGCGATAACAGGCTACCAAGACTATCCAGCAGTTACTCTCGAGTCGTAG